CTGTCCGAATCACAGCGCAAGATCATTGCTGACCCATGATTGCAGTTTTTCTCTTTTCTCGCCGTCCGGCAGTTTGGCGATCCCCTTGATGAGCTCTCCGAGGGTCAGCACGCTCAGATACATCCTGCTCTCATCGCCGGCATCCATCCAACGAATTACCGCCGGATGGGGATCCTTCTTCACCAGTTCCGAGATCACGCAGGTATCCAGGAGGTATTTCATAACGGAAACTCTCGGGACAAGTCTTTGCTTCTCTCAAGGTCGAGGTCCGTGTCATAGAGAGGGGATTTCCTGAAAAATTCGCGCAGGGATGTGGAGGGACGGGTAAGGCTTTGAAATCTTTCAAAGGAAACCACAACCACGGCAGGCTTGCCGCGCAAGGTAATGGTTTGCGGCCCTTCCCGCAGCGCATGCTCCACGACTTGGCTCAAGCGACTTTTGGCTTCCTGCAATTGCCAGGCGGGGTCTTTGGCTCTCGTATTGGTTTTCGTCATACGGTCCTCCTTGTCTGTCTAGTCAGACCAGACAGTCGAGTTTTTGTACCATATCGGCACTTAGGAGTGCAATAACATTTTTATCTGTTCGTCAATGGTTCTGAAGGCAAAAAAAACGGTAATTCCAGACAAAGTCCGTGGGGCCGCCTTTTCTGAAATAGAGGATGGATGTCTTGGCGCTGGTTTTGATCCCAGGTGAGGAGACCTTCGGAAACTACAACGGCGCAACGCCTTCCTTTTTGAAGCAGTTCAAACATCAGTTTTACGAAGAGGATGGTCGTTTCCGTTTCTTTGGAATGCTCGATTATCGGGTTCACAGGCATGACGTTATTTCTTCTCGATAAAATTATTGATCCAAGAAACGATTTCAGCGACATTATCCGTTTTTGCAACGGCCCACAAGATTCTTGTAAGACTCTTCCTCTTGAGTGCCTCATGCATGCGCAAGTTGACGGATTCCAGCGATCCTTTGGCTGACAACCCTTTCGGCCATTTTGAGGTCATAGGTC
This region of Syntrophobacterales bacterium genomic DNA includes:
- a CDS encoding PIN domain-containing protein, which produces MKYLLDTCVISELVKKDPHPAVIRWMDAGDESRMYLSVLTLGELIKGIAKLPDGEKREKLQSWVSNDLAL
- a CDS encoding type II toxin-antitoxin system Phd/YefM family antitoxin, with translation MTKTNTRAKDPAWQLQEAKSRLSQVVEHALREGPQTITLRGKPAVVVVSFERFQSLTRPSTSLREFFRKSPLYDTDLDLERSKDLSREFPL